One segment of Eschrichtius robustus isolate mEscRob2 chromosome 3, mEscRob2.pri, whole genome shotgun sequence DNA contains the following:
- the WARS2 gene encoding tryptophan--tRNA ligase, mitochondrial isoform X3, protein MTAALLACGINPEKSILFQQSQVSEHTQLSWILTCMVRLPRLQHLHQWKAKTAKEKQNGTMGLLTYPVLQAADILLYKSTHVPVGEDQVQHMELVQDLAQGFNKKYGEFFPVPKSILTSMKKVKSLRDPSAKMSKSDPDKLATVRITDSPEEIVQKFRKAVTDFTSEVTYEPASRGGVSNLVAIHAAVTGLPVEEVVCRSAGIDTARYKLVVADAVIEKFAPIKSEIEKLKTNKDHLEKVLQVGSAKAKELAYPVWQEVKKLVGFL, encoded by the exons gTGTCTGAACACACACAATTAAGTTGGATCCTTACCTGCATGGTCAGACTACCCCGATTACAACATTTACACCAGTGGAAG GCAAAGACTGCCAAGGAGAAGCAGAATGGAACCATGGGCCTGCTCACCTACCCAGTACTCCAGGCAGCTGACATTCTGCTGTACAA GTCCACACACGTTCCTGTTGGGGAGGATCAAGTCCAGCACATGGAGCTAGTTCAGGATCTAGCACAGGGGTTTAACAAGAAGTACGGGGAGTTCTTCCCAGTGCCCAAGTCCATTCTGA CATCAATGAAGAAGGTAAAATCCCTGCGTGATCCATCTGCCAAAATGTCAAAATCAGACCCTGATAAACTGGCCACTGTCAGAATAACAGACAGCCCGGAGGAGATAGTGCAGAAGTTCCGCAAGGCTGTGACGGACTTCACCTCGGAGGTCACCTACGAGCCAGCCAGCCGAGGGGGCGTGTCCAACCTGGTGGCCATCCACGCGGCAGTGACAGGGCTCCCTGTGGAGGAGGTGGTCTGCCGCAGTGCTGGCATCGACACCGCTCGCTACAAGCTGGTGGTGGCAGATGCTGTGATTGAGAAATTTGCTCCAATTAAGAGTGAAATTGAAAAACTGAAGACGAACAAGGACCACTTAGAGAAGGTTTTACAGGTTGGGTCAGCAAAAGCCAAAGAATTAGCATATCCCGTGTGGCAGGAGGTGAAGAAATTGGTGGGGTTTCTATAG